Part of the Ignatzschineria larvae DSM 13226 genome, GGAACTCAATGAGCGCCGCATCACCATCCTCAAATCGATCGCCGAGCAAGAGAAGCTCACTGACACATTACGCGCCCAAATTAATGGTGTGACGACTAAAACAGAATTAGAGGATCTCTATCTTCCTTACCGCCCTAAACGCCGGACGCGGGCACAAATCGCCATTGAAGCCGGAATAGAACCATTAGCCGATCTTCTCTTTGTAGATCAGCCATCAGAGAGTATCGAAACGTTAGCCACACAATATCTCAATCCTGAGATGCAATTTAATGAAGTCAAAGAGGTACTTGACGGCGCACGCTTTATTCTCATTGAACGGATCTCAGAAAATGCCCAGTTACTCGGAAAACTTCGACAATATCTCTGGGACTTTGCAGAGATCCATTCAACTGTTCAAGAGGGGAAAGAGGAAGCCGGCAGTAATTATAAAGATTACTTCCAATTCCAAGAGAAAATTAACAAAATCCCATCTCACAGAGCGCTCGCGCTCCTTCGTGGCCGTAATGAAGATATGCTTACGCTTGAGCTTAAGCTCCCTGAAGAGCTTCTCGATGCACCCCTTGAGATGATTCGTAGTACTTTGGGATTGAATAACCCTCACGATTGGCTCAAAGATACCATTCGTCTTAGCTGGCGTGCGAAACTCAATCTCTCCCTCTCATTAGAGCTCATCAATCAACTCAAAGAAGCGGCGGAAACAGAAGCGATTAAGGTCTTTGCACGCAATCTTAAAGATCTCCTCCTCGCCTCACCGGCCGGCGAAAAAACGATTCTCGGTATCGATCCCGGCATTCGTACCGGTTGTAAAATTGCGGTTGTTGATCGTACCGGTAAATTGCTCGATACTGCGACGATCTATCCTCATCAACCTCGAAATGAGTGGGATAAATCGCTCCATACCTTGGCGCAATTAGTGGATAAATATCAACCTGAATTGGTCTCTATCGGCAATGGTACTGCTTCTCGAGAAACGGATAAGTTAGTGGCAGATCTTTGCAAACAATATCCTAAGCTCAATCGTGTTGTCACTAGTGAAGCGGGGGCTTCAGTCTACTCCGCTTCAGCTTTAGCGGCGAAAGAGTTTCCTGAATTAGATGTTTCCCTTCGTGGTGCGGTATCGATTGCGCGCCGTCTGCAAGATCCCCTTGCTGAACTCGTTAAAATTGAACCTAAAGCCATTGGCGTAGGTCAATATCAGCACGATGTCAATCAAGTACAACTCGGTAAAATGCTCGAAGCTGTGGTTGAGGATTGTGTGAATGCTGTCGGGGTTGATGCAAACACCGCCTCAAGTGCACTCCTAGCTCAAGTCTCTGGCCTTAATGCTACGACTGCGCAAAATATCGTAGATTATCGGGATGAAAATGGGGCTTTTGCGAACCGTAATGCGCTCAAAAAAGTGCCACGTTTAGGGCCTAAAACCTTTGAACAAGCGGCAGGATTCCTACGTATTCGCGGCGATAACCCCCTTGATATCTCGGCGGTGCATCCTGAAGCTTATCCTGTAGTAGAACGGATTTTACAAAAAACAGGGAAGCCTCTCTCTGAGATTATGGGCAATAGCGCCTTTATCAAAACGCTTAAACCCCAAGATTATACCTGTGAGCAGTTCGGTATCCCGACAGTGAAGGATATCTTAGATGAGCTCGAGAAACCGGGTCGTGATCCTCGTCCTGAATTTATTACTGCCTCCTTTAGAGAAGATGTTGCTGAGATTGAAGACCTAAAACCAGGAATGCAGTTAGAGGGTGTTGTCACAAATGTGGCAAACTTCGGTGCTTTCGTAGATATCGGCGTTCATCAAGACGGTTTAGTGCATATTAGTGCCCTAGCCGATCGCTTTGTGAAAGATCCTTATGAAGTCGTTAAAGTCGGCGATATCGTGAAAGTGAAAGTATTAGAAGTGGATGTTCCACGCCGACGAATTGCCCTAACAATGCGGATGAACGATCCTATTGGAGAAAATGTAACAGACGGCAATAAAGGCTTTGCGCCGGCATCACAAAAGCAGAAGCGCTCAATGAATCAAACACAAAAGAGTGCGCCAAGTAATAATCCTTTTGCCGATGCACTCAAAGGATTCAAAAAGTAGATCCGTCGCCCATTTTGCCCATCAAAAGAGTCGCGCATAAGCAATCACGCTAATACAAACCATCACTGCAACTAAGATATTACTAAGATATTGCTTGCAGTAGGGTTTGTATTAGAATGCTCTTTTGCGCTATTAATAAATAGCCTCTAAAATAGAATAAATAGAAGAAATAGAATTCAATCTGCTATTCAATCAGCCATTAAACGTAAAGGTATGCTATGCGTCATAAATTTCGTACACTCACTTTGGGATTACTCCTCTGTATTGCAGGATGTACTCAACCCCATTCGCCAGAAGAGAGTGTGCAACGATTTTATGAATCTTTGGCTAATCCTAATTATCCGGAGCTAATCGCGCTCTTTAATCTGAATGATCTGAATCAAGAGCCCCGCTCCGAAGCGGTACTCTACGAAATTTTGACCATTATTTTTGAAGATTTAGCCCTCAA contains:
- a CDS encoding DUF4878 domain-containing protein, encoding MRHKFRTLTLGLLLCIAGCTQPHSPEESVQRFYESLANPNYPELIALFNLNDLNQEPRSEAVLYEILTIIFEDLALNINAKGGIEKIEFQNATFNQDKTAATVDYTLFFRNKTTQSDRLALVKDHTGYWQLQLMPAKSAN
- a CDS encoding Tex family protein, with product MQAHQKALPNIIAQDINASASQVESAIKLLDEGATVPFIARYRKEVTGGLDDTQLRLLEERLSYLRELNERRITILKSIAEQEKLTDTLRAQINGVTTKTELEDLYLPYRPKRRTRAQIAIEAGIEPLADLLFVDQPSESIETLATQYLNPEMQFNEVKEVLDGARFILIERISENAQLLGKLRQYLWDFAEIHSTVQEGKEEAGSNYKDYFQFQEKINKIPSHRALALLRGRNEDMLTLELKLPEELLDAPLEMIRSTLGLNNPHDWLKDTIRLSWRAKLNLSLSLELINQLKEAAETEAIKVFARNLKDLLLASPAGEKTILGIDPGIRTGCKIAVVDRTGKLLDTATIYPHQPRNEWDKSLHTLAQLVDKYQPELVSIGNGTASRETDKLVADLCKQYPKLNRVVTSEAGASVYSASALAAKEFPELDVSLRGAVSIARRLQDPLAELVKIEPKAIGVGQYQHDVNQVQLGKMLEAVVEDCVNAVGVDANTASSALLAQVSGLNATTAQNIVDYRDENGAFANRNALKKVPRLGPKTFEQAAGFLRIRGDNPLDISAVHPEAYPVVERILQKTGKPLSEIMGNSAFIKTLKPQDYTCEQFGIPTVKDILDELEKPGRDPRPEFITASFREDVAEIEDLKPGMQLEGVVTNVANFGAFVDIGVHQDGLVHISALADRFVKDPYEVVKVGDIVKVKVLEVDVPRRRIALTMRMNDPIGENVTDGNKGFAPASQKQKRSMNQTQKSAPSNNPFADALKGFKK